A genome region from Chitinophagales bacterium includes the following:
- a CDS encoding acyl carrier protein gives MANIEERVKKIIVDKLGVEESQVTPEASFTNDLGADSLDTVELIMEFEKEFNIGIPDEQAENITTVGQAIEYLKKTIAA, from the coding sequence ATGGCAAATATTGAAGAGCGCGTAAAAAAGATAATCGTTGATAAATTAGGTGTAGAAGAAAGTCAAGTAACACCTGAGGCAAGTTTCACCAACGATTTAGGTGCCGATTCATTAGATACTGTTGAGCTCATTATGGAGTTTGAAAAGGAATTTAATATTGGTATTCCCGATGAGCAAGCAGAGAATATAACTACTGTTGGTCAGGCTATTGAATACCTTAAGAAAACAATAGCAGCTTAA
- a CDS encoding ParA family protein, producing MSKIITLANQKGGVGKTTSAINIAASLAVLEYKVLLVDADPQANATSGVGFDPKEIEHSLYDCLVNDLPAKDAVIATETPNLSLLPSHVDLVGAEIELINRPNREMIFKQLLAEIKDAFDFVIIDCSPSLGLITVNALTAANSVLIPVQCEYFALEGLGKLLNTIKIVQSRLNPDLEIEGIVLTMFDPRLRLSNQVVDEIRRHFEEIVFKTAIHRNTRLGEAPSFGKPAIVYDAESKGSINYMSLVRELLARNGMGTFEEEGQEE from the coding sequence ATGTCTAAAATAATAACATTAGCCAATCAAAAAGGAGGTGTTGGAAAAACTACCAGCGCCATCAATATTGCAGCCAGCCTTGCTGTGTTGGAATATAAAGTATTGTTGGTAGATGCAGACCCACAGGCTAATGCCACATCGGGGGTTGGGTTCGATCCTAAAGAAATTGAACACAGCCTTTACGATTGCCTTGTGAATGATTTGCCTGCCAAAGACGCTGTTATTGCAACCGAAACACCCAACCTTAGTTTACTGCCTTCGCATGTGGATTTGGTGGGTGCCGAGATAGAGCTTATCAATCGCCCCAACCGCGAAATGATTTTTAAGCAACTCTTGGCAGAGATAAAAGATGCTTTCGACTTCGTTATTATTGATTGTTCACCTTCGCTTGGTTTAATTACGGTAAATGCACTTACGGCAGCCAATTCGGTACTTATTCCTGTGCAATGTGAGTACTTTGCATTAGAAGGTTTGGGCAAGTTACTCAACACTATTAAAATAGTTCAATCGCGTTTGAACCCCGATTTAGAAATAGAAGGTATTGTACTTACCATGTTTGATCCGCGGTTAAGATTGAGCAATCAGGTAGTAGATGAGATACGAAGACATTTTGAAGAAATAGTGTTTAAAACAGCCATTCATCGCAATACGCGTTTGGGCGAGGCACCAAGTTTTGGAAAGCCCGCCATTGTGTATGATGCAGAAAGCAAAGGCAGTATAAATTACATGAGCCTTGTGCGAGAACTGCTTGCGCGCAACGGTATGGGTACCTTTGAAGAAGAAGGGCAGGAAGAGTAA
- the rseP gene encoding RIP metalloprotease RseP, which yields MDVLIQIAQLVLSLSILVVLHELGHFIPAKLFKTRVEKFYLFFDPWFSLVKKKIGETEYGIGWLPLGGYVKIAGMIDESMDKEQMKQEPQPWEFRSKPAWQRLIIMLGGVTVNIILAFLIYAMLLFANGEQYLAVEDAKYGIVADSLAQQMGLRNGDKIIGYDHDKKFETFTSVVGTILLENALSLRVDRNGEVLDIPIPRSLTKALVEKKGEGFISMAFPAEVGAVQPGSPIQKAGAKEGDAIIAINGSPVRFFDELRIGLRQLKGQTVPLTLLRGADTVATQVTVSEAGTIGFAAKSLDNYFKLSTKNYTLFQAIPAGIKKTGTTLSNYLKQFRLIFDSDVKGYKQVGSFITITQLFPKSWDWTAFWNLTAFLSIMLAVLNVLPIPALDGGHALFTIIEIITGKKPSEKFLEYAQMVGMILLLTLMVFALGNDIFRNFLK from the coding sequence ATGGATGTATTAATTCAAATTGCTCAATTAGTTTTGAGTCTTTCAATATTGGTGGTGCTGCACGAGTTAGGGCACTTTATTCCTGCCAAACTTTTTAAAACAAGGGTAGAAAAATTCTATCTCTTTTTCGATCCATGGTTTTCGTTAGTAAAGAAAAAAATAGGCGAAACAGAATACGGCATTGGTTGGCTTCCATTGGGAGGTTATGTAAAAATTGCCGGAATGATAGACGAAAGCATGGATAAAGAACAAATGAAGCAAGAGCCTCAGCCGTGGGAGTTTCGCAGTAAACCGGCATGGCAGCGCTTAATTATTATGCTCGGAGGCGTAACCGTAAATATTATTTTGGCCTTTCTTATTTATGCAATGCTGTTGTTTGCCAATGGCGAGCAATACTTGGCAGTAGAAGATGCCAAATATGGTATTGTTGCCGACTCGCTGGCTCAGCAAATGGGTTTGCGCAATGGCGATAAAATTATTGGGTACGATCACGATAAAAAGTTTGAAACATTTACTTCGGTTGTAGGAACCATTTTGCTAGAAAATGCACTTAGCTTACGAGTAGATAGAAACGGAGAGGTATTAGATATTCCTATACCACGCAGCCTCACAAAAGCTTTGGTAGAAAAGAAAGGCGAAGGTTTTATCAGCATGGCATTTCCGGCAGAAGTAGGTGCCGTGCAACCCGGCTCACCAATTCAAAAAGCCGGAGCAAAAGAAGGTGATGCCATTATTGCTATCAACGGTTCTCCGGTTCGGTTCTTTGATGAATTGCGCATAGGTTTGCGCCAACTCAAAGGGCAAACAGTTCCACTCACCTTGCTAAGAGGTGCAGATACAGTTGCTACCCAAGTAACTGTAAGCGAAGCCGGAACCATTGGCTTTGCTGCGAAATCATTAGATAATTACTTTAAGCTCAGTACTAAAAATTACACGCTTTTTCAAGCCATTCCAGCAGGCATTAAAAAAACAGGCACCACACTTTCTAATTATCTAAAGCAATTTCGTTTAATTTTTGATTCCGATGTAAAAGGATATAAGCAAGTGGGCAGCTTTATTACCATTACACAATTGTTTCCAAAATCGTGGGATTGGACTGCATTTTGGAATCTTACGGCTTTCCTTTCTATAATGCTGGCAGTATTAAACGTATTGCCAATTCCGGCATTAGATGGCGGACATGCGTTGTTTACCATTATTGAAATTATTACAGGGAAAAAGCCCAGCGAAAAATTCTTGGAATATGCACAAATGGTAGGTATGATATTATTGCTTACACTCATGGTGTTTGCATTGGGCAACGATATTTTTAGGAATTTCCTCAAATAA
- a CDS encoding tungsten formylmethanofuran dehydrogenase, translating to MAAIEVPTPANTSTTVFIQAFRTMAIAKSMAELFEERKDICAKYVHATSRGHEAIQLAAALQLKPQDFVFPYYRDDAMLLGMGFSPFDLMLQLLAKGTDYFSGGRTYYAHPSSTRAQLPKIPHQSSATGMQAIPATGTAQGLQYKETQGLATFPPGEAPIVVCSLGDGSVTEGEVSEALQMAVLHQYPIIYLIQDNEWDISAHSSEIRAQDAPYFAQGFKGMRVKSINGTNFASCFETLQEVVATVRTDRKPYLVHAKVPLLNHHTSGVRKEWYRPKEDLENDAKRDPYTWLRTYLKTFGTSESEIEALEQEARTFVAAEFERALAEPEPKPETLTQHIFAPATIENETGNRKPDDAETVVMVDAALHAVDEILRSHPEALLYGQDVGGELGGVFREAALLAKKYGEKRVFNTPIQEAYIIGSTVGMSAVGCKPIVEIQFADYIFPGINQLFTEVSRSCYLSNGKYPVSAVYRIPIGAYGSGGPYHSSSVESFVLQIKGVKIAYPSNAADMKGLLKAAFYDPNPVVIFEHKGLYWSKVPGTQEAKTPEPDEHYVVPLGKARTALQATTEKVEAGESLVVITYGMGVHWALNAAKHFDGNVEVLDLRCLNPLDNSAIELAIKKHGKAIVLTEETVTHSFAEALAGRIAGNYFEYLDAPIKVIGAVNTPAIPLNSILEKEMLPHTEMAKTAIQNLLAW from the coding sequence ATGGCAGCAATCGAGGTTCCAACTCCGGCAAACACTTCCACTACCGTTTTTATTCAAGCTTTTCGCACTATGGCAATTGCCAAATCAATGGCGGAGCTATTTGAAGAACGAAAAGATATTTGTGCCAAATATGTACATGCCACATCGCGCGGGCACGAAGCCATCCAATTGGCTGCCGCACTTCAATTAAAACCTCAGGATTTTGTATTCCCATATTACCGCGATGATGCCATGCTGCTTGGCATGGGCTTTTCGCCATTCGATTTAATGCTGCAACTCTTGGCAAAAGGCACCGACTATTTTAGCGGAGGTCGCACATACTATGCCCATCCATCTTCTACCCGTGCTCAGCTTCCTAAAATACCGCACCAAAGTTCTGCCACCGGCATGCAAGCCATACCTGCCACCGGAACAGCACAAGGATTGCAGTATAAAGAAACACAAGGCTTGGCAACCTTCCCTCCGGGAGAAGCACCTATTGTAGTTTGCTCACTTGGCGATGGCTCCGTTACCGAAGGCGAAGTAAGCGAAGCCTTACAAATGGCGGTATTGCATCAGTATCCTATTATTTATCTTATTCAAGATAATGAATGGGATATTTCTGCCCACTCTTCCGAGATTAGAGCACAAGATGCGCCATACTTTGCCCAAGGCTTTAAAGGAATGCGCGTAAAAAGTATAAACGGAACCAATTTTGCAAGCTGTTTTGAAACCTTGCAAGAAGTGGTAGCTACCGTACGAACCGATAGAAAGCCCTATTTGGTACATGCCAAGGTGCCGCTGCTCAACCACCACACATCGGGCGTGCGCAAAGAATGGTATAGACCCAAAGAAGATTTAGAAAACGATGCCAAGCGCGATCCCTACACTTGGTTGCGCACCTATTTAAAAACCTTTGGCACCAGCGAAAGCGAGATAGAAGCGCTGGAACAAGAAGCCCGCACTTTTGTGGCAGCAGAATTTGAACGCGCACTGGCAGAGCCGGAACCAAAACCCGAAACACTTACTCAACATATTTTTGCACCGGCAACCATAGAAAATGAAACAGGCAACCGAAAGCCCGATGATGCCGAAACCGTAGTAATGGTAGATGCCGCACTACATGCCGTAGATGAAATTTTACGCAGCCACCCGGAAGCATTGCTCTATGGACAAGATGTGGGTGGCGAACTCGGAGGTGTGTTTCGCGAAGCAGCCTTGCTTGCAAAAAAATATGGCGAAAAGCGCGTGTTTAACACACCTATTCAAGAAGCTTATATTATTGGAAGCACCGTGGGCATGAGTGCCGTGGGCTGTAAGCCTATTGTTGAAATTCAGTTTGCCGATTATATTTTTCCAGGCATCAACCAGCTTTTTACCGAAGTAAGCCGCTCTTGCTATTTAAGCAACGGTAAATACCCTGTAAGTGCCGTTTACCGCATTCCCATTGGAGCTTATGGTAGCGGAGGACCTTACCATTCATCGAGTGTAGAAAGCTTTGTGCTGCAAATAAAAGGTGTAAAGATTGCCTACCCAAGCAATGCTGCCGACATGAAAGGTCTTTTAAAAGCTGCATTTTACGACCCTAATCCGGTAGTAATTTTTGAGCACAAGGGCTTGTATTGGAGTAAAGTTCCGGGCACACAAGAAGCTAAAACACCCGAACCGGATGAGCATTACGTAGTTCCTTTGGGCAAAGCAAGAACAGCATTGCAGGCAACAACCGAAAAAGTAGAAGCAGGAGAATCGTTGGTTGTAATTACTTATGGCATGGGCGTGCATTGGGCATTAAATGCTGCCAAGCATTTCGATGGCAACGTTGAAGTACTCGATTTACGCTGCCTGAACCCTTTAGACAACAGCGCCATAGAACTTGCCATTAAAAAACATGGCAAAGCAATAG
- the der gene encoding ribosome biogenesis GTPase Der, producing MSFTIAIIGRPNVGKSTLFNRLIGEKKSITDDVSGVTRDRIYGEADWGGKLFNVIDTGGFVPRSEDVFEKHIREQVLIAIEEASLLLFVVDVTCGITDLDDEFADLLRRSPKPVFLVVNKVDNAERQYDATEFYSLGIDNVFMLSSISGSGTGELLDAIVEKIPAEVEEREEEKIPRVCIIGQPNVGKSSIINALLGEERNVVTPIAGTTRDSVHARYSKFGKELLLIDTAGIRRKAKVQENLEFYSVIRAIKALDESDIAILVIDALEGITQQDLAIFRIAVKKRRGIIIALNKWDAVEQKESNTMKHYEDAIKAKLAPFNDLPIVFTSALEKQRIFKLIETVEKVYENMQRRISTSQLNEIMMPAIQRYPPPPTSGKLVSIKYITQLPTAAPMFAFFSNHPKYIREHYRSYLENQLREKFDFTGVPVHIVFREK from the coding sequence GTGAGTTTCACCATAGCAATAATAGGTCGCCCGAACGTAGGCAAAAGCACCTTGTTTAACCGCCTTATAGGCGAAAAAAAATCTATTACCGATGATGTGAGCGGAGTAACCCGCGATCGCATTTATGGTGAAGCAGATTGGGGTGGCAAACTTTTTAATGTAATAGACACCGGAGGCTTTGTGCCACGAAGCGAAGATGTGTTTGAAAAGCACATACGCGAGCAAGTACTTATTGCCATAGAAGAAGCCTCGCTGCTTTTATTTGTGGTAGATGTAACTTGCGGCATTACCGATTTAGACGATGAATTTGCCGATTTGCTCAGACGCTCGCCTAAGCCGGTATTTTTAGTGGTAAATAAGGTAGATAATGCCGAACGCCAATACGATGCCACAGAGTTTTATAGTTTAGGAATAGACAATGTGTTTATGCTATCTTCAATAAGTGGTAGCGGCACCGGAGAATTGTTGGATGCTATTGTAGAAAAAATTCCTGCAGAGGTAGAAGAAAGGGAGGAAGAAAAGATACCGCGCGTTTGCATTATTGGGCAACCTAATGTGGGTAAAAGCTCAATTATAAATGCACTTTTAGGCGAAGAGCGCAATGTGGTAACACCAATTGCCGGAACTACGCGCGATAGTGTTCACGCACGGTACAGTAAGTTTGGAAAAGAGCTATTGCTAATAGATACCGCAGGTATAAGGCGCAAAGCAAAGGTTCAGGAAAATTTAGAGTTTTATAGTGTTATTAGAGCCATAAAGGCATTAGACGAGTCGGATATTGCCATTTTGGTTATAGATGCTTTAGAAGGCATTACACAGCAAGATTTGGCTATTTTTCGTATAGCAGTTAAAAAAAGGCGCGGTATAATTATAGCACTTAATAAATGGGATGCGGTAGAACAAAAAGAGAGCAATACCATGAAACACTACGAAGATGCCATAAAAGCAAAATTGGCTCCCTTTAACGATTTACCCATAGTATTTACCTCAGCATTGGAGAAGCAGCGAATTTTTAAATTGATAGAAACGGTAGAAAAGGTGTATGAGAACATGCAAAGGCGTATTTCTACCTCGCAGCTAAATGAAATCATGATGCCCGCTATCCAACGCTATCCACCACCACCCACCAGCGGTAAATTGGTGTCAATAAAATATATTACACAGCTGCCAACTGCCGCACCAATGTTCGCTTTTTTCAGTAACCACCCAAAGTATATTCGCGAGCACTATCGCAGCTATTTAGAGAACCAATTGCGCGAAAAATTCGACTTCACCGGAGTGCCTGTGCATATAGTGTTTAGAGAGAAGTAA
- a CDS encoding T9SS type A sorting domain-containing protein, producing the protein MKSSLLSAFCASLLVSAGFAQSSNMQLPSGTTKGNPKLFQMPKSVATQLKGIGSARAAQDTFILDYPSVDEFNATNSGIDFVPNYAEAINERNDSSNFLSARTAAVLFDTLIYQDVVTGDFTKTTPISKATLSIDTVFMIYNYPAAPANPTTDNLTVNIYKWPIALSNNGGYNSVVTSTPIFTKTYSDSVLATLVTAPTALNVLSVPVGITLNKGDKFFVTVSYDADTASKFSLACAFADSCGDQSLLFRRSTLPGRSFYYANLSANSGWDNGSLSVGTMPASCRFWLWQNWQILPLVRANVDFGVSAKASKTIACPGDQITLTASGFGSNDITYEWHTSRGTLSTPNDIETTLTTDSTTAVYVVATDNTSGTKDTSRLTVVFRGVNISINGGQPVQIQCNAKGTLTATLSGFTSGSKSYTWKRPVGADTTTTTAALGGLNPGNYSVTVTNSAGCTASTTASIVYPDVNNTVSFTLTPDVSPAAGVQVCINKPVTLTNTSTGQTGWNATWYVGSNDVGVGNTNTYTFTSAGKFNVRVEADSAGCVFSSPSTEVTVLSSSNSACVSAISDVKFESNVSLLPNPAAGNVTLTVNGVEKAVSVKVYNVIGSEVAHYNFSDASTTLVKNISVENFANGTYLVKVESNGKTAIKRLIVNH; encoded by the coding sequence ATGAAAAGTTCACTACTTTCAGCTTTTTGTGCTTCATTATTGGTAAGTGCAGGTTTTGCGCAAAGCAGCAATATGCAACTGCCAAGTGGCACAACCAAGGGCAACCCAAAATTATTCCAAATGCCAAAATCTGTTGCTACCCAACTTAAAGGTATTGGAAGTGCAAGAGCAGCACAAGACACTTTTATTTTAGATTACCCATCGGTAGATGAATTTAATGCTACGAATAGCGGTATTGATTTTGTGCCGAATTATGCAGAGGCTATAAACGAAAGAAACGATTCTTCAAACTTTCTTTCTGCAAGAACAGCAGCTGTTCTTTTCGATACTTTGATTTACCAAGATGTGGTTACTGGCGATTTCACTAAAACAACGCCTATTTCAAAAGCTACGTTATCTATCGATACTGTATTCATGATATATAACTACCCGGCTGCACCTGCAAACCCAACTACAGATAATTTAACTGTGAATATTTACAAGTGGCCTATAGCATTATCTAATAATGGAGGTTACAATAGTGTAGTTACCAGTACACCAATTTTTACTAAAACATATTCTGATAGTGTTTTAGCTACTTTGGTTACTGCTCCAACTGCATTGAATGTTTTAAGCGTACCGGTAGGTATAACTTTAAACAAGGGCGATAAATTCTTTGTTACTGTTTCTTACGATGCAGATACTGCAAGCAAGTTTTCTTTGGCCTGTGCTTTTGCCGATTCTTGTGGCGACCAAAGTTTACTTTTCAGACGCTCTACTCTTCCGGGTCGTTCGTTTTACTATGCTAACTTGAGTGCAAATTCAGGATGGGATAACGGTTCTTTGTCTGTAGGTACAATGCCTGCAAGTTGCAGATTTTGGCTTTGGCAAAACTGGCAAATTCTACCATTGGTTAGAGCTAATGTAGATTTTGGCGTGTCTGCTAAAGCATCTAAAACTATTGCTTGCCCTGGCGATCAAATAACATTAACTGCTAGCGGTTTTGGTAGTAACGACATTACTTACGAATGGCATACCAGCAGAGGTACACTTTCTACTCCTAACGATATAGAAACTACATTAACTACAGACTCAACTACAGCTGTTTATGTAGTGGCTACAGATAATACTAGCGGTACAAAAGATACTTCTCGCCTTACTGTTGTTTTCAGAGGAGTAAACATCTCTATCAATGGAGGTCAGCCGGTTCAAATCCAATGTAATGCTAAAGGTACTTTAACTGCTACTTTAAGCGGATTTACTTCTGGCTCAAAAAGCTATACTTGGAAAAGACCGGTAGGTGCCGATACTACTACAACTACTGCTGCTTTGGGTGGATTAAATCCTGGCAACTACAGTGTTACTGTTACAAACAGTGCTGGTTGTACTGCTTCTACTACTGCATCAATTGTTTATCCTGATGTGAACAATACTGTAAGTTTTACACTTACTCCTGATGTATCTCCTGCTGCCGGAGTTCAAGTTTGTATCAACAAACCTGTTACACTTACCAATACTTCTACCGGCCAAACCGGATGGAATGCTACTTGGTATGTTGGAAGCAACGATGTTGGTGTAGGAAATACTAATACATACACCTTTACTTCTGCGGGCAAGTTTAATGTACGCGTAGAGGCAGATAGTGCAGGTTGCGTATTCTCTTCTCCTTCTACTGAAGTTACTGTATTATCTAGCTCAAACAGTGCATGTGTATCAGCCATCAGCGATGTTAAGTTTGAAAGCAACGTTTCATTGTTGCCAAACCCTGCTGCAGGTAATGTAACTTTAACTGTAAACGGTGTTGAAAAAGCAGTATCTGTAAAAGTTTACAATGTAATTGGTTCTGAAGTTGCTCACTACAACTTTAGCGATGCAAGCACTACACTTGTTAAAAATATAAGCGTAGAGAACTTCGCAAACGGAACATACTTAGTAAAAGTTGAAAGCAACGGAAAAACAGCTATCAAACGCTTAATCGTTAATCACTAA
- a CDS encoding DedA family protein, whose product MVNSYFRALMEYIQFFIELLTHTKDVLLHLFQEYGTWVYVILFLIIFVETGLVVFPLLPGDSLLFTAGLLCAQPNGLNVWLLIPILLVAAILGDNVNYFVGKFFNERVLSWKFKGKPLVKQQWLDQTHEFFEKNGSKAIILARFVPIVRTIAPFVAGVGKMNFKVFFSYNIVGGILWVGGVTLAGYLLGQVPVVGPFIEKHLEKFILGIVFVSVLPIIIEMFKQKTAKK is encoded by the coding sequence ATGGTAAATAGTTACTTTCGTGCGCTTATGGAATATATTCAGTTTTTTATTGAGTTGCTAACGCACACTAAGGATGTGCTGCTACATTTGTTTCAAGAATATGGCACTTGGGTGTATGTTATTCTTTTCCTTATTATTTTTGTAGAAACAGGCTTGGTAGTCTTTCCGCTTTTGCCTGGCGATTCGCTGTTATTTACTGCCGGATTGCTGTGCGCCCAACCCAATGGCTTAAATGTGTGGCTACTTATTCCAATACTGTTGGTGGCTGCCATCTTAGGCGATAATGTAAATTATTTTGTAGGCAAATTTTTTAATGAGCGGGTACTGTCGTGGAAGTTTAAAGGTAAACCTTTAGTAAAGCAACAATGGCTGGATCAAACACACGAATTTTTTGAAAAGAATGGCTCCAAAGCTATTATCCTGGCTCGCTTTGTTCCTATAGTTCGCACTATTGCTCCATTTGTAGCCGGAGTAGGGAAGATGAATTTCAAGGTATTCTTTTCATACAATATTGTTGGAGGAATTCTTTGGGTTGGTGGCGTTACATTGGCGGGATACTTATTAGGGCAAGTTCCGGTGGTAGGTCCCTTTATTGAAAAGCATTTAGAGAAATTTATTTTGGGTATTGTGTTTGTTTCGGTACTACCTATAATAATTGAAATGTTCAAACAGAAAACCGCTAAAAAGTAG
- a CDS encoding DUF4476 domain-containing protein, with protein MKHLFTLSFMLMFTAFVNAQPVPVGHLTIFSEDGDKFFLVLNGERQNNTAQTNLRIEDLNQPYYNAKIVFEDKTLLEINKNYLAIADADGKFMDVTYKIRKDKTGKPKLNYFSMVPVQQGYVAPSNVTVVHYGQPTPPTPNTTTVIQQTTTTTGTTENVNVNMGIPGVGVNVTINDPLLNGTTTTTTRTTTTTTTTGTPEPTHTHHHQAVGCNGTYPMASGDFQSALSSIGKQGFDETKLSTAKAIAGKQCLSAAQIVQICKSFGFEQSKLDFAKFAYSRCTDQSNYFKVNDVFGFSSSVDDLNQFISNN; from the coding sequence ATGAAACATTTATTTACACTTTCATTCATGCTTATGTTTACAGCTTTTGTAAACGCGCAGCCCGTACCGGTAGGGCATCTTACTATTTTTTCGGAAGATGGCGACAAGTTCTTTTTAGTGCTAAATGGTGAGCGACAAAATAACACGGCACAAACCAATCTTAGAATTGAAGATTTAAACCAACCTTACTACAATGCCAAAATTGTATTTGAAGACAAAACACTACTTGAAATCAATAAAAACTACTTAGCAATTGCCGATGCCGATGGTAAGTTTATGGATGTTACCTACAAAATAAGAAAGGATAAAACCGGCAAACCTAAATTGAATTACTTCTCTATGGTGCCCGTGCAGCAAGGTTATGTAGCTCCAAGCAATGTTACCGTTGTGCATTACGGACAACCAACACCTCCGACTCCGAATACTACCACTGTAATACAACAAACCACTACTACAACCGGCACCACCGAAAATGTAAATGTAAACATGGGCATTCCCGGAGTTGGCGTAAATGTTACTATCAACGACCCCTTACTAAACGGTACTACCACCACCACTACCCGCACCACCACCACTACTACCACTACCGGCACTCCTGAGCCTACACACACCCACCATCACCAAGCTGTTGGCTGCAACGGTACTTACCCAATGGCTTCGGGCGATTTCCAAAGTGCTTTAAGCAGTATTGGCAAGCAAGGGTTTGACGAAACAAAACTTTCAACTGCCAAAGCTATTGCCGGCAAGCAATGCCTTTCTGCTGCACAAATAGTTCAAATCTGCAAATCATTTGGCTTTGAGCAATCTAAGCTAGACTTTGCAAAATTTGCCTACAGCCGCTGTACAGACCAAAGCAATTATTTTAAAGTAAATGATGTATTTGGCTTTAGCAGTAGCGTGGATGATTTAAACCAATTCATTAGCAACAACTAA
- a CDS encoding metal-dependent hydrolase → MKFTYYGHACFGVEINGKHLLFDPFITYNELAKEVNVNTIPADYIFISHGHQDHIADAVAIAQRTGALVVGSWEVIEWVGKQGVKNVHPMNTGGKKVFDFGWVKCTVAQHSSSFPDGSYAGNPMGFLVEAEGKSFYFAGDTALTLDMQLIPKWAKVQVALLPIGDNFTMDYTDAAIAAEFVQCKKVIGLHYDTFGFIKIDQKAAVEYFKAKGLELVLLPIAQSITI, encoded by the coding sequence ATGAAATTTACTTATTACGGTCATGCATGTTTTGGAGTAGAAATAAATGGGAAGCACTTGCTTTTCGATCCGTTTATTACATACAACGAATTGGCAAAGGAGGTAAATGTAAATACCATACCGGCTGATTATATTTTTATTTCGCACGGGCATCAAGATCATATTGCCGATGCGGTTGCCATTGCACAGCGCACAGGCGCATTGGTAGTAGGCAGTTGGGAGGTGATTGAATGGGTGGGTAAACAAGGAGTTAAGAATGTTCATCCAATGAATACAGGCGGCAAAAAAGTATTCGATTTTGGTTGGGTAAAATGTACAGTAGCTCAGCACAGCAGTAGTTTCCCGGATGGTAGTTATGCAGGGAATCCAATGGGTTTTTTGGTAGAAGCCGAAGGTAAATCGTTTTACTTTGCAGGCGATACTGCACTTACGTTGGATATGCAGTTGATTCCAAAATGGGCGAAAGTGCAAGTTGCATTACTTCCAATTGGCGATAATTTTACAATGGATTACACAGATGCGGCCATTGCAGCCGAATTTGTTCAATGTAAGAAAGTAATTGGGTTGCATTATGATACTTTTGGATTCATTAAAATAGACCAAAAAGCAGCCGTAGAATATTTTAAAGCAAAGGGATTGGAGTTGGTGCTCTTACCCATTGCACAAAGCATTACTATTTAA